The Hemiscyllium ocellatum isolate sHemOce1 chromosome 9 unlocalized genomic scaffold, sHemOce1.pat.X.cur. SUPER_9_unloc_1, whole genome shotgun sequence genome includes a window with the following:
- the LOC132805893 gene encoding centrosome-associated protein 350-like: protein MKTFGRRKRDWVDNILSYDDFVKKTEAEPSKDLDVGSSSSTKPHIKTLYSTDTGKLKIKPCSLQSSSTFSEDHRPDGKLTLKYTNVPRGISVLHFMGGSWSGRSDNEDQRPDGMITLKYKNLAWQSKH from the exons ATGAAGACATTTGGCAGGAGAAAACGTGATTGGGTGGACAATATTTTG TCCTATGATGACTTTGTGAAGAAGACCGAAGCTGAACCCAGTAAAGATCTTGATGTTGGCAGCTCAAGCTCAACCAAACCGCACATTAAAACTCTGTACTCCACCGATACTGGGAAGCTGAAGATTAAACCGTGCTCTCTGCAGAG CTCAAGCACCTTCAGCGAGGACCACAGGCCTGACGGGAAGTTAACTTTAAAATATACAAACGTACCTCGGGGGATCAGTGTTCTTCATTTTATGGGcggcagttggagtgggaggagcgaCAATGAGGACCAGAGACCCGATGGGATGAtaactttaaaatataaaaacttaGCTTGGCAGAGCAAACACTGA